The proteins below are encoded in one region of Podarcis raffonei isolate rPodRaf1 chromosome 8, rPodRaf1.pri, whole genome shotgun sequence:
- the IRX3 gene encoding iroquois-class homeodomain protein IRX-3 isoform X2 → MAFSQLGYQYIRPLYPSDRQGNSSSRSGADLSPTGTLSNVLSSMYGAPYAAAAAAQGYGAFLPYTAELPIFPQLGAQYELKEGPGVQHPAFPHHHPAFYPYGQYQFGDPSRPKNATRESTSTLKAWLNEHRKNPYPTKGEKIMLAIITKMTLTQVSTWFANARRRLKKENKMTWAPRSRTDEEGNSYGSEHDEEDGEGDKRDPDDEEIDLENIDTENMESGAPGAKAGQLLLQGEDDEEEDDDEEEEEDEEPPDDSVLLHSDAKTTDSEGSDGFEDLPGAQERFLKAMEARQRASSGELPSPAALQQQQQQQLQQQRHPSSPASPPTAPSPALAPQAQPPKPKIWSLAETATSPDNPSRKSPPSGGSPPAAAATPQSLQLVGAPAPPQPPPTAPGPAHRLVASCPLGKFANWSSRAFSAHPHHHHHHHPHPLTLLNTPHLLGLGGANPSAAPSAAAIAAFSRPADQAQSAESSGTGLRTNLMQLWFYLRCHHHS, encoded by the exons ATGGCATTTTCCCAGTTGGGATACCAGTATATCCGGCCGCTCTACCCGTCGGATCGCCAAGGGAACAGCAGCTCCCGAAGCGGGGCAGACCTCAGCCCGACGGGGACGCTCTCCAACGTGCTCTCCTCCATGTACGGAGCGCCGTACGCGGCAGCCGCGGCTGCTCAGGGATACGGAGCCTTCCTCCCCTACACCGCCGAGCTACCCATCTTCCCGCAGCTG GGAGCCCAGTATGAGCTGAAGGAGGGCCCCGGCGTCCAGCACCCGGCTTTTCCTCACCACCACCCGGCTTTCTACCCCTATGGGCAGTACCAGTTTGGCGACCCGTCGAGGCCCAAGAACGCCACCCGCGAGAGCACCAGCACCCTCAAGGCCTGGCTGAACGAGCACCGGAAAAACCCTTACCCCACCAAAGGCGAGAAGATCATGCTGGCCATCATCACCAAGATGACCCTCACGCAGGTCTCCACCTGGTTCGCCAACGCCCGGCGGCGCCTCAAAAAGGAGAATAAAATGACCTGGGCTCCGCGGAGCCGCACCGACGAGGAGGGCAACTCTTACGGCAGCGAGCACGACGAAGAGGACGGCGAAGGCGACAAGCGGGACCCCGACGACGAGGAGATCGACCTGGAGAACATCGACACCGAGAATATGGAGAGCGGGGCGCCAGGGGCCAAAGCGGGGCAGCTTCTCCTGCAAGGGgaggacgacgaggaggaggacgacgacgaggaggaggaagaggacgaggAACCGCCGGATGATTCGGTGCTCCTCCATTCCGACGCCAAAACCACCGACTCGGAGGGCTCCGACGGCTTCGAGGACCTGCCGGGAGCTCAGGAGCGCTTCTTGAAGGCTATGGAGGCCCGTCAGCGCGCCTCGTCGGGCGAGCTGCCTTCGCCAGCggctctccagcagcagcagcagcagcagctacagcaACAGCGCCATCCTTCCTCCCCAGCGTCCCCCCCAACGGCTCCCAGCCCCGCTTTGGCACCGCAAGCGCAGCCTCCCAAGCCCAAGATCTGGTCCTTAGCAGAGACGGCTACCAGCCCGGATAACCCGTCGCGGAAATCTCCCCCCAGCGGAGGTTCCCCCCCTGCGGCAGCGGCCACCCCCCAGAGCCTCCAGCTGGTGGGAGCCCCCGCACCGCCGCAGCCTCCTCCGACGGCCCCGGGCCCCGCGCACAGACTGGTCGCCTCTTGCCCTCTGGGCAAATTCGCTAACTGGTCCAGCCGGGCCTTCTCGGCCCacccccatcaccaccaccaccaccatccccaCCCGCTCACTTTACTGAACACTCCCCACCTGCTGGGACTCGGGGGGGCGAACCCCAGCGCGGCCCCCAGCGCGGCGGCTATCGCGGCTTTCTCCAGACCCGCGGACCAAGCGCAGAGCGCGGAGTCCTCCGGAACAG GCCTCAGAACCAACTTGATGCAGCTATGGTTCTATCTGCGTTGTCATCATCAtagttaa
- the IRX3 gene encoding iroquois-class homeodomain protein IRX-3 isoform X1, translating to MAFSQLGYQYIRPLYPSDRQGNSSSRSGADLSPTGTLSNVLSSMYGAPYAAAAAAQGYGAFLPYTAELPIFPQLGAQYELKEGPGVQHPAFPHHHPAFYPYGQYQFGDPSRPKNATRESTSTLKAWLNEHRKNPYPTKGEKIMLAIITKMTLTQVSTWFANARRRLKKENKMTWAPRSRTDEEGNSYGSEHDEEDGEGDKRDPDDEEIDLENIDTENMESGAPGAKAGQLLLQGEDDEEEDDDEEEEEDEEPPDDSVLLHSDAKTTDSEGSDGFEDLPGAQERFLKAMEARQRASSGELPSPAALQQQQQQQLQQQRHPSSPASPPTAPSPALAPQAQPPKPKIWSLAETATSPDNPSRKSPPSGGSPPAAAATPQSLQLVGAPAPPQPPPTAPGPAHRLVASCPLGKFANWSSRAFSAHPHHHHHHHPHPLTLLNTPHLLGLGGANPSAAPSAAAIAAFSRPADQAQSAESSGTDRSSALEVEKKLIKTAFQPVQRRPQNQLDAAMVLSALSSS from the exons ATGGCATTTTCCCAGTTGGGATACCAGTATATCCGGCCGCTCTACCCGTCGGATCGCCAAGGGAACAGCAGCTCCCGAAGCGGGGCAGACCTCAGCCCGACGGGGACGCTCTCCAACGTGCTCTCCTCCATGTACGGAGCGCCGTACGCGGCAGCCGCGGCTGCTCAGGGATACGGAGCCTTCCTCCCCTACACCGCCGAGCTACCCATCTTCCCGCAGCTG GGAGCCCAGTATGAGCTGAAGGAGGGCCCCGGCGTCCAGCACCCGGCTTTTCCTCACCACCACCCGGCTTTCTACCCCTATGGGCAGTACCAGTTTGGCGACCCGTCGAGGCCCAAGAACGCCACCCGCGAGAGCACCAGCACCCTCAAGGCCTGGCTGAACGAGCACCGGAAAAACCCTTACCCCACCAAAGGCGAGAAGATCATGCTGGCCATCATCACCAAGATGACCCTCACGCAGGTCTCCACCTGGTTCGCCAACGCCCGGCGGCGCCTCAAAAAGGAGAATAAAATGACCTGGGCTCCGCGGAGCCGCACCGACGAGGAGGGCAACTCTTACGGCAGCGAGCACGACGAAGAGGACGGCGAAGGCGACAAGCGGGACCCCGACGACGAGGAGATCGACCTGGAGAACATCGACACCGAGAATATGGAGAGCGGGGCGCCAGGGGCCAAAGCGGGGCAGCTTCTCCTGCAAGGGgaggacgacgaggaggaggacgacgacgaggaggaggaagaggacgaggAACCGCCGGATGATTCGGTGCTCCTCCATTCCGACGCCAAAACCACCGACTCGGAGGGCTCCGACGGCTTCGAGGACCTGCCGGGAGCTCAGGAGCGCTTCTTGAAGGCTATGGAGGCCCGTCAGCGCGCCTCGTCGGGCGAGCTGCCTTCGCCAGCggctctccagcagcagcagcagcagcagctacagcaACAGCGCCATCCTTCCTCCCCAGCGTCCCCCCCAACGGCTCCCAGCCCCGCTTTGGCACCGCAAGCGCAGCCTCCCAAGCCCAAGATCTGGTCCTTAGCAGAGACGGCTACCAGCCCGGATAACCCGTCGCGGAAATCTCCCCCCAGCGGAGGTTCCCCCCCTGCGGCAGCGGCCACCCCCCAGAGCCTCCAGCTGGTGGGAGCCCCCGCACCGCCGCAGCCTCCTCCGACGGCCCCGGGCCCCGCGCACAGACTGGTCGCCTCTTGCCCTCTGGGCAAATTCGCTAACTGGTCCAGCCGGGCCTTCTCGGCCCacccccatcaccaccaccaccaccatccccaCCCGCTCACTTTACTGAACACTCCCCACCTGCTGGGACTCGGGGGGGCGAACCCCAGCGCGGCCCCCAGCGCGGCGGCTATCGCGGCTTTCTCCAGACCCGCGGACCAAGCGCAGAGCGCGGAGTCCTCCGGAACAG atcGATCTAGTGCCTTGGAAGTAGAGAAAAAGTTAATAAAGACAGCTTTTCAACCAGTTCAGAGGCG GCCTCAGAACCAACTTGATGCAGCTATGGTTCTATCTGCGTTGTCATCATCAtag